In a single window of the Anaplasma platys genome:
- a CDS encoding cytochrome c oxidase subunit 3, whose product MKKHDFHILSTSPWPLLLSISAFMTAFGAVGFIHSHSYGYFVLPLGTVATLYVLWRWWYDVIAEAIRDKCFTEIVQKGLRFGFAIVILSETMLFFAFFWSFFKAWLFPAYHLVDFAQKVPTIWPPVGIKTVNPWSIPFFNTITLLLSGCTLTWSHNLLLENDTKSASRFLLFTILLGIIFSAFQGIEYMHAGFSFREEGLNAIYSSNFYLATGFHGLHVLMGIVSLIVCYVRMLRGKINANCHVGFECSAWYWHFVDVVWLFLFLFMYVVSS is encoded by the coding sequence ATGAAGAAGCATGACTTTCACATACTCTCCACCAGCCCGTGGCCTTTGCTTCTCTCTATCAGTGCTTTTATGACCGCATTTGGTGCGGTGGGTTTTATACATAGCCATAGTTACGGGTATTTTGTTCTGCCGCTCGGCACAGTAGCTACACTATATGTGCTGTGGCGTTGGTGGTACGATGTGATTGCCGAGGCTATTCGGGACAAATGCTTCACCGAGATTGTTCAGAAGGGGCTGCGTTTTGGCTTTGCGATAGTGATCCTTTCGGAAACAATGCTCTTTTTTGCATTTTTCTGGTCTTTCTTTAAGGCATGGCTTTTTCCCGCTTACCATCTGGTCGATTTTGCACAGAAGGTGCCGACGATCTGGCCTCCAGTTGGCATTAAAACGGTTAACCCTTGGTCTATCCCCTTTTTCAACACTATCACTCTTCTGCTTTCCGGGTGTACATTAACCTGGTCTCATAATCTCCTGCTCGAGAACGATACTAAATCGGCGTCTCGCTTTCTCCTCTTTACCATTTTACTTGGAATTATCTTTTCTGCTTTCCAAGGAATTGAATACATGCATGCGGGGTTTTCTTTTCGAGAGGAGGGGCTAAATGCAATTTATTCCTCGAACTTTTACCTAGCAACGGGCTTTCACGGCCTACACGTCCTGATGGGTATCGTTTCTCTTATCGTTTGCTACGTCAGAATGCTGCGGGGAAAGATAAATGCAAACTGCCATGTTGGCTTTGAATGTTCTGCTTGGTATTGGCACTTTGTTGACGTTGTATGGCTTTTTCTCTTTCTTTTCATGTACGTTGTCAGCTCATAA
- the hemE gene encoding uroporphyrinogen decarboxylase, which produces MMFNSKEHNNVLRSLLETRTAQNRIPIWFMRQAGRYLPEYQEEMHDVTNFLQACYDIARVEKITLQPINRFDLDAAIIFSDIMTLPDAMGFKVDFPRGHAPKVSFQNRQKNNIERTIEILSPVLESIHRVRKKLAKNKELIGFIGAPWTLATYILGKEKNAKELILQHRAGDRTLQNLIDELIEYSIMFLAKQAAAGADILQIFDSHAGDLPHDLFISFVLEPTHKIVKALKKTHPQTYIIGFPKGAGTLYNLYAKASGVDATSIDYTVQPSWVRGNIAGIVQGNLDPAVVAHDADLAISQTKNILENLSSNPLIFNLGHGILPNTPPHHIELIVETVRNYSRR; this is translated from the coding sequence ATGATGTTTAACTCAAAAGAACATAACAACGTGCTGAGAAGCTTGTTGGAAACACGAACTGCACAGAATCGGATACCGATTTGGTTCATGAGACAAGCTGGAAGATACCTACCGGAGTATCAAGAGGAAATGCACGATGTGACCAACTTCCTTCAAGCTTGTTATGACATCGCACGGGTTGAAAAAATTACTCTACAACCCATCAACAGATTTGACTTAGACGCAGCCATCATTTTTTCGGACATAATGACTTTGCCAGATGCAATGGGGTTTAAGGTAGATTTTCCTCGGGGTCATGCACCAAAGGTTTCCTTTCAAAACAGGCAAAAGAATAACATCGAAAGGACCATTGAAATCTTATCTCCGGTATTGGAAAGCATCCATCGCGTAAGAAAAAAACTGGCAAAAAATAAGGAACTGATCGGTTTTATAGGTGCACCCTGGACGCTGGCAACTTACATTCTTGGAAAAGAAAAAAATGCAAAAGAACTTATACTCCAACACCGTGCCGGCGACAGAACCCTGCAAAATCTCATAGATGAACTTATAGAATACTCCATAATGTTTTTAGCGAAACAGGCAGCTGCTGGAGCGGATATCCTACAGATTTTTGATAGTCACGCTGGAGACCTACCACATGACCTCTTCATTTCATTCGTACTGGAACCAACACACAAAATAGTAAAGGCACTAAAAAAGACACACCCGCAAACTTACATAATTGGTTTTCCGAAAGGCGCGGGGACTTTATATAACCTATACGCTAAAGCTTCTGGAGTAGATGCCACGAGTATTGACTACACTGTCCAACCGTCCTGGGTAAGGGGCAACATCGCGGGGATAGTACAGGGAAACCTGGATCCTGCCGTCGTTGCGCACGATGCCGATCTTGCCATAAGCCAGACGAAGAACATCCTGGAAAATCTTTCAAGCAATCCTCTAATTTTTAACTTGGGGCATGGAATTTTGCCAAACACACCGCCACATCATATCGAATTGATTGTAGAAACAGTGAGAAACTACTCACGCCGCTAG
- a CDS encoding hemolysin family protein, which yields MCRKVSAEDEDSERAMFCGFRSRFYSFLFNHLPGFADFLRRKIFKENHFGFNGCHIMNNLINLDDCSVQEIMVQRSEIRAFCLEDKELINFVRQSRHTRVPIYRDNLDNIIGFIHIKDILLKSDAVFDVKDIIHEVMYVPHSMKAISLFIKMQASRVHMAIVLDEYGSTDGLITMEDIVEQIVGDIEYEHDASSIPDIVNLSPDRMEVNARVLVKNLEQTLGITLREANDEEEYDTVGGLIFSMVGRVPVVDEVFHHKSGVVFSIKEADNRCIYKVVIDLSPATQKASSP from the coding sequence ATGTGTCGTAAAGTATCTGCAGAAGACGAAGATAGTGAGCGGGCGATGTTTTGTGGATTCCGGTCACGGTTTTATTCTTTTTTGTTTAACCACTTACCGGGGTTTGCCGATTTTCTAAGGCGGAAGATTTTCAAGGAAAACCATTTCGGCTTCAATGGCTGCCACATTATGAACAACCTCATAAATCTGGATGACTGTTCGGTTCAGGAGATCATGGTCCAGCGTTCGGAAATTCGGGCTTTTTGCCTCGAGGATAAAGAACTAATAAATTTTGTCCGACAGAGTCGGCATACACGAGTGCCAATCTACAGGGACAACCTTGATAACATCATCGGGTTTATCCACATAAAAGACATTTTACTCAAGAGTGATGCTGTTTTTGATGTAAAGGACATTATCCACGAGGTGATGTATGTGCCACATTCCATGAAAGCAATAAGCCTTTTTATTAAGATGCAGGCATCACGCGTGCATATGGCCATAGTTTTGGACGAATATGGGAGTACTGACGGTCTCATAACCATGGAAGACATTGTCGAACAAATCGTGGGTGACATCGAATATGAGCACGACGCTTCTTCAATTCCTGATATTGTGAACCTCTCGCCGGATAGGATGGAAGTGAATGCTAGAGTGCTCGTAAAAAATCTGGAGCAAACCCTAGGGATTACCCTACGTGAAGCTAATGATGAGGAAGAGTACGACACAGTTGGTGGTTTAATTTTTTCAATGGTGGGGCGCGTACCCGTTGTCGACGAGGTTTTTCACCACAAAAGCGGCGTTGTGTTTTCAATAAAAGAGGCCGACAACAGGTGTATATATAAGGTAGTTATCGACCTTTCCCCGGCGACTCAGAAAGCTTCTTCTCCGTGA
- a CDS encoding HK97 family phage prohead protease, translated as MDVTQQLKSDFISDKGIFWGYASVFNRVDNQKDIIAPGSFTDSLKRRKVALLWQHNTKDPIGKILRLTENSFGLLTTAQLNLELHKAREIYSLIKKGIINSLSIGYRVVTSRRDKRSGIRIITKIDLWEISLVTFPANEKATISHVKCGEPGNVEKEEQLTKMLS; from the coding sequence ATGGATGTTACGCAACAACTAAAGAGTGATTTCATCTCAGACAAAGGTATTTTCTGGGGTTACGCCAGTGTTTTTAACCGCGTTGATAACCAAAAAGACATTATCGCACCGGGATCATTTACAGATTCTTTAAAGCGAAGAAAAGTTGCCCTCCTGTGGCAACATAATACCAAAGACCCAATCGGGAAAATTCTGCGATTGACGGAAAATTCCTTCGGACTGCTAACCACGGCACAGCTAAACCTGGAACTACATAAGGCCCGCGAAATCTATTCTCTAATTAAGAAGGGCATAATCAACTCGTTATCCATTGGTTATAGAGTTGTCACCTCGCGGCGGGATAAGCGCTCTGGGATCAGGATAATTACAAAAATTGACCTGTGGGAAATCAGCCTAGTGACTTTTCCGGCAAACGAGAAGGCAACTATATCGCATGTAAAGTGCGGGGAACCCGGTAACGTGGAAAAGGAAGAACAACTCACCAAGATGTTATCTTAA
- a CDS encoding phage portal protein, producing MKESFSLFNRNYGTSSFLDHNRDAIWEERDYNNFARNGYIKNVIAFRSIHMIAAAAGSVNLTLNKHTKNGIFQICHHPLLKLLNRPNHSMTRAEFIESIITYRLISGNAFVLAVACPSLAPHELFLLRPDRVEIMNRDNIVSYRYTVDSTVYEFANNPTAAHHVLLHLKNFHPLSDWYGLSTIEAASYSIEQHNQASAWNQAMLQNGARPSGALVVNHKDGRNATLSPQQYQRLKEQIDSFYLGNRNAGRPLLLEGGLEWKEMSLTPKDMDFIESKNTAAREIALAFGVPPQLIGIPGDNTYSNLSEARLALWEQTVIPHLESIIAHLNAWLVPCFGSNLFLAYDKESISVLTEKRQRLWQYVQNATFMTTNEKRAAFGLHPVEGGNSIKN from the coding sequence ATGAAGGAATCTTTCAGCCTTTTCAATAGAAACTACGGGACCTCATCTTTTCTCGATCATAACCGAGACGCCATTTGGGAAGAAAGAGACTACAACAACTTTGCCAGAAACGGCTATATCAAAAATGTCATTGCTTTCAGGTCAATTCACATGATCGCAGCCGCGGCTGGATCAGTAAATCTAACACTAAACAAGCATACCAAAAACGGCATCTTTCAAATTTGTCATCACCCATTATTGAAATTGCTGAATCGGCCCAACCACTCCATGACCAGAGCAGAATTCATTGAGAGCATAATTACCTACCGGTTGATAAGTGGGAATGCTTTTGTGCTGGCGGTCGCTTGTCCTTCACTTGCGCCGCACGAGTTGTTTCTGTTACGGCCCGATAGAGTCGAGATAATGAACAGGGACAACATTGTTTCCTACCGTTACACAGTAGATTCTACTGTATACGAGTTCGCTAACAATCCAACTGCGGCTCATCACGTTCTATTACACTTAAAAAACTTTCATCCACTCAGTGATTGGTACGGTTTATCCACCATCGAAGCTGCTTCTTACAGCATCGAACAACACAATCAAGCCAGTGCCTGGAACCAGGCAATGTTACAAAATGGGGCAAGACCGAGTGGAGCACTCGTGGTAAATCACAAGGATGGCCGCAATGCAACCCTGTCGCCGCAACAATATCAAAGACTCAAAGAACAAATAGATTCATTTTATTTAGGAAACAGAAATGCGGGGCGCCCTCTATTGCTCGAAGGCGGATTGGAATGGAAAGAAATGAGTTTAACCCCCAAAGACATGGACTTTATTGAGTCGAAAAACACCGCGGCACGCGAGATAGCTCTCGCTTTTGGTGTTCCCCCACAGCTTATAGGAATTCCAGGAGACAACACCTATAGCAACCTCTCAGAGGCACGCCTGGCTCTTTGGGAACAAACCGTAATTCCCCATCTTGAAAGCATCATTGCGCACCTCAACGCATGGCTTGTCCCATGTTTTGGCAGCAACTTATTTTTAGCATATGACAAAGAATCTATCAGTGTTCTCACGGAGAAAAGGCAGCGTTTGTGGCAATACGTGCAGAACGCAACCTTTATGACAACCAATGAAAAAAGGGCTGCCTTCGGATTACACCCTGTTGAAGGAGGCAATTCGATAAAAAACTAA
- the nadA gene encoding quinolinate synthase NadA: MQQKCRDLSREIRAISKEKNAVILAHYYQEDEIQEVADFVGDSLDLSKKAAAVEADLIVFCGVYFMAEVAKILNPSRKVILPDINAGCSLADSCRGADFKKFRQSHSDHISVTYINSSAEVKCYSDIICTSSNAENIINRIPPEKKILFAPDRYLGQFLQGKTGREMLLWHGSCIVHESFSEVELMSVMARHPDAHVIAHPECPGNLLRHAHCIGSTKNLLQYAAARPGNKFIVLTEEGLVYQMKKASPGSTFYVINSTGKGCDSCSKCPHMRLNTLEKLYMCLTKELPEVALDKDTITAARRSVDAMMVL; the protein is encoded by the coding sequence ATGCAGCAGAAGTGCCGGGATTTGTCGCGCGAAATCAGGGCGATTTCAAAGGAGAAGAACGCAGTCATCTTGGCTCACTACTACCAGGAGGATGAGATCCAAGAAGTGGCAGATTTCGTTGGTGATTCCCTGGATTTATCCAAGAAGGCAGCGGCTGTAGAAGCAGACCTAATTGTTTTCTGCGGTGTGTACTTTATGGCAGAAGTTGCCAAGATTCTGAACCCCAGCCGCAAGGTTATACTTCCGGATATCAATGCGGGATGCTCACTGGCAGATTCCTGCCGCGGCGCGGATTTTAAGAAATTTAGGCAGTCGCATAGTGATCACATATCCGTGACTTACATTAACTCTTCAGCTGAAGTCAAATGTTACTCGGATATCATATGTACTTCTTCTAATGCCGAAAACATAATCAACAGAATACCGCCGGAGAAGAAAATTTTGTTTGCGCCTGACAGATACCTGGGGCAATTTTTGCAGGGGAAAACCGGGCGCGAAATGTTGCTGTGGCATGGGAGCTGTATTGTTCACGAGAGCTTTTCCGAGGTTGAACTAATGAGCGTGATGGCACGCCATCCGGATGCTCATGTCATTGCACATCCGGAATGTCCCGGCAATTTGTTGCGGCATGCGCATTGCATTGGCTCGACAAAAAACCTATTGCAGTACGCGGCGGCGCGACCAGGAAATAAATTTATTGTGCTCACCGAAGAAGGTCTCGTATATCAGATGAAAAAGGCGTCGCCAGGCAGCACGTTTTACGTTATCAACTCTACGGGGAAGGGCTGTGACTCGTGTAGTAAATGTCCGCACATGCGTTTAAACACGCTAGAAAAATTGTACATGTGTCTTACTAAAGAATTGCCCGAGGTTGCGCTTGATAAAGATACGATAACCGCCGCGCGCCGGTCTGTTGATGCAATGATGGTGCTGTAG
- a CDS encoding ferredoxin family protein, with protein MTHFVTDRCIRCKFTDCVEVCPVDCFYEGANMLVIDPEQCIDCGVCIPECPADAIVSDEFIVDVLSSSEEVLNAEQKVLKSFYDINMKYSKLWPNITAARPHSENAENYKEVVNKAQFFGENLVAETTGE; from the coding sequence ATGACACACTTTGTGACGGATAGGTGTATTCGCTGTAAATTTACCGATTGCGTTGAAGTCTGCCCTGTGGATTGCTTTTATGAAGGGGCTAATATGCTGGTGATTGATCCAGAACAGTGCATTGACTGCGGGGTTTGCATTCCTGAATGTCCAGCAGATGCAATTGTGAGCGACGAGTTTATTGTTGATGTTCTTTCCTCTAGTGAAGAGGTCTTAAATGCCGAACAAAAAGTGCTCAAAAGCTTCTATGACATAAATATGAAGTACTCAAAGCTGTGGCCGAACATCACCGCAGCGAGACCCCACTCTGAAAATGCGGAGAACTACAAGGAAGTTGTCAATAAAGCACAATTTTTCGGGGAAAATCTGGTTGCTGAGACCACGGGAGAATAG